The following is a genomic window from Episyrphus balteatus chromosome 1, idEpiBalt1.1, whole genome shotgun sequence.
AAAGATTTTAATATgatattttgtatataaagtttagatttcttttttgttttctttaaatatataattaaatacatatttattgttttattttttaaatatatttttaatttttttattttagtttttatatgaaaaatcaCAACAATAAACAAATAGATTTGTGTCGTTTGTGTGTGTGGAAGGACATATTgatggaaataaaaaattatatttctcaaatataatattttttttttcattaaaggtAATAGgtaaaatttgttataatagatagagttttgtaaaaaaaaaaataaattgcaaagcCACAAagaaagataaacaaaaaaaaaaaacaataaaattcacttttaatGATGGACGATTTatttagttgttttattttataatttttaactttttttttgtttgttatttataaaattgttattttttataattaaatgtattttattagcTTAATTTcagattatttatttatttattaactaGAGTTGGTTGtgtttttctttagtttttaataaatacctATTACGTTTTTGTCTTAGAgactataaaatattttttgctgccttaaattttctttagctgcaatttttgcttttgttgttttttctattGTTGAACAAATATTGACAatgttcttcatttttttttttttttcttcaaaattttataaaaaccaaaaaaattacataattacatgatgataataaaaatagttgaatATATGTTTACTGAATTTCTGTTTTTTGCGTacagcttattttttttcttaaaaaaaaaaacaccaatagaacaaaattaaatcttttttttcttcttttcatataaaaaattaataataaacaaattaataaaacataaacatttttttcttttttcctaatcttaaattgaaatactAAGTAACGTACCGTTTATACTGatcataataatattaataataaaaactttaaccATTTTTAGTGCACTAAAGTGGAGAGAATAACAAAGTAAAGGTACTTGATTGCGTTCCATTTTACATAAATAATAGTgccacatttttgttttttatttcattcattgtgtttgttttgtttgaatggaaaaataaattggacGTTGTGGCATAATTAGGAACGAATTCGCAATCTCTCCAAACTAGCTTGACTTCATTTTTGTAGAAATATTTTAGTAAATAACGATGTATGTATTGTatgtataagtttttttttttgtttgttgtttgctTGTAAGgaagtataaataaaattaacaaacatTTTATAACTTAAGTAAAGTATAAACTAAGGCTAAAAGTTTACGCTGCACGCTGATTTTATGTTAGAAGGGATTCTGATTATTTGCTGAAGGATTTCGTGGTGATGGTCGGGAAAATGATGATTTTCCACTAGCACCGCGAGGTGTCAGCATTGGTCGGCGAACATGTCGCATTTCACTGTAAATAaatgaacaaattttaattattagaGAAATTTTTTAAGAACTTACAATAATTGTATAAGGATAACATTTATGTATGCCAGCAGAAGGAAATTTTgtgttattcaaaaaaaaaggactctttCGCCTAAGCATATTACggatacatacatttttacaaCACATTCTTTACACAAAGCTGCCTTAAGATAAACTaagattattttaataaaaatggcggtattttttaatattactaACTTGTTGTTTTAACATTGTATGTGAGGAATGTGAGGACCATATTACTTAACATTTGCTATAGTATTGATGTGTTTTTATGTCTGTGAAATAGGCAGCGATCGCAGttatcaaaaatattgattccaccgttgatttttttatttgaagatgAGCTGGACGAATAAATAAATTCACTTAAAATTGCTTCCATTTGAactcaaaacaattttaaaaacttgtcaaAGAATGGATATCAACAATGGTGCAGAGTGGTGTTAGTAAAATAGGGGTAAACTGTCGAAAAATTCAGATCCGGAAAATTGATTAAAGAtcgaaaaataaatcaattttttggccaaacgaaggcaaaaattgaaaaaatcagttttttgacagatctaaataaaaaaataaattgatttttgtaccaaacgaaaaccccatAAGTACGTACAGATGAACGCACAGTCAAACAGGATGGCATCACGAAATCCACTTTTTCCATAATTGTTatgttggttttgataaaaacaaaaattaaaacaactttAATACGATGCACAAATGCACATATGAGCTAAatgcataattttaaaaattatttcacaaacGTGGAGTGTTTACaataatttgatatttatttccaaaaacttttttatggcAAAACCATAAcccattttgaatttaaatttataaaaactggCGAAGATATTTATTGATTTTCCTACAAAAAACCTGAATGGCCCCATTCACCGAATAATAGGAACAATGAACTATCGGAAATATATTGACATCTTCTCTGATGTGATGCTActaggcttgtgtagttcgcgaacgaactagttcatcttggtgaactaatgaacttagttcacttacttagttcaatttagttcgtaaatagcgaaaaagatttgtttcaacaaactaaacagcaaCCTAGAGCAGTCGTAATATGACATTACAAAACAGCTTGCGCTCACCttacattatcatttttttttatatattttttgggtgaaaggaagtCATATCTGTatagggaattttcaaatttggtccttGTCTCCTTGTCTTATACGCCGACAGCGCTCTTTTAACCCGACAGACGTTTAAAGAATAGGGTTCCAGTAACAaaagtgcatatgaaattgcatccaattctttctggagcgaaatcagttcttctCCTAAACCTCAAGATTTTGATGTAAAACAAAAGGCACAAGGTCGCTTGTGCCAGTATCAGCGTTTCTTCTTCAAGCACCACTTATtcttatttctgagcaagaacaaaaaacaatgaCATTACTATGATTTCgatttaatgaaagcaaaacgtacttcttctagactttcgtcaggaaccagaaagctcgaccagtatatgaacgaaattaagaattttcatagaaaataaaatatgtacatatctgttatttttaggttgtatttgttttattatgtagaatgcgtcaattttacataaatttggatacagtttctacaaactaattttgttttttaattctaacaaaaacggagtgattaaaataaattgaacttaaatgaactagttcagtagcgtgatttgaactaaagtgatcgatcactcaaatgaactaaagtgcccaactctagATGCTACCATAAGCAGAATGGAATATGTCGTTGAAATGGACACTCCAACAAAACAACGACCCGAAACAAACtatgttttatttgtaaagttccttattttagttttttttttgaaaaaagttttgtttttactttatatGTTATCTTATAAGCAAAGTAATAAAAAGCATACAAGCAATAAATTGGCTAATCTATTTATACTTATCTACGAAtataaataactttatttttttaaataacgaacTCCTAATTTTTTTGAGCACAGATGTACCTAAAAAAATGCACAAGTTTAAATGAATAATATACTCAATTCAAATATGTGTGTAGATTTGGTATTCAACAATCCAACCAAactgtttttatattattttccccaaatttatttttttttaatttctaccAAGATTTCATAGATGGCCTCTGTGAGCGATGTTTTGAACCAATGCAAATTTCGGTTTGAACCAGCCGGTCGCAAGCTGTTTGCCAATGTTTGAATAGTTCTCCTAACATTAAATACTGACTTCATTAATTGCGTcgttatatgtacatatatgaaaGTGATCATATAAGTCACATTTTACATTCTTTcagaaaatatcaatttttttcaattaaaaccaaaaatttaacgtaattttttctgaattgaaacttaaataatttatattgaacataaaatcttattctctactttttcctctgcgtaaactatCACATACAAATTTATCTTGAACTTAATTGCTCAAGTTTCGATTCTGCATACGGCTCAAACACATCTATGTTTAATAGCTGAAACACTCTCTATATTAAGACCTTAATAATATTCAGTTATTCTGTGCTTGAGATTTCTCTCTTACGTATCAATCGAAtgatttatttactttaattgCATTATCGAAAAgtctaaaatttataattatgtaCTTATGCTAGTCATTTTTATGTTCAAGAAATATAAGACACTCGAATTAAAGCTCTCAAAAAACGAAGACGTGTTTATTGTTCTCATTTGTATTTGCATGAATTATAAATTGCATGATAAAATACTTATACGATAATTCAGTAAAGGTAAATGGAGTGTTTCTAGTCTAATGaagttttgaatgaaatttcgtttttggaCAGTGAGACTTCCAGTGACACGATACACAACATCCACACGGCTATTTTGTACCGTATTTATTTCAAACTACGAGTATAGCGAATTATACCATGTTGGAAGTCAGAATTGTATgacctttataaaaaaaattttgtgtgaTATCTACAAAGCTAGTCTAACATGTATTTTGGAAAGGTATCGTTACATTTGAAAAAGGAATCCGTCAAATTCTGAATTctgatcaaaaaatttcaatttattttattagtcaTTACATCAATCAAATCAATAAAAAGTATAGAAgcattcagaataataatggttGAAGTTCCTTTGAAATTTGTACATTATACACATTACACAACTCTATAAGATCTGTTTTAGAAACTTaaagaacttttgaaaaaaaacatcagttTTTATAGACCGATTACTTTTTGTCCTGGTTGAACAGTCGCAATTTCTAAACGAACTTCACCCTCTGACATTAgggatttaaaatttaaaatatttacatattagtaataaatggtttttgtttCTAATTTCGCTACAcactgattatttttttttacattcatcaTATTTTCAATTGAAGCAGGGATGTTTATCTTACATAGAAAGCTAAAACCTAtagttacacaaaaaaaaatcagattacTATGGTTTGAAAAAGTTAGTTACGCATATTTACTGCTGGGATCTTATTGCTTTGCATTTTCTCAGGTTAGTACATGCGCATGCACATCGattgagaaaattaattcttaccaataaatttgtttaattttttttgtaagggaatATCGACTCatgattattaaattaaatccaaaaacgaaaattaaatttcaaaaataaatctcattcTCGGGcttatttttgtgtgtgttgctCTTCTAAATCACTTTCtctcacaaaatcaaaaacttttactaCTCTGATCTATTAAAGTTCGTTTGCTAACGACGATAATTAACCCACCGATCCATTTCCATCTCCTCCAAACGTTGTGTCAGCGTTAATTTTTGTTGCACAGCGAGTCTTAATAACTGATTGAGGGTCTTCTTTTCCTCTTCAGCAGCTTCCAATTGACGATTCAAATCATCGACTTGTGTAACATATTCTTCACAACGAGCTGCAAACATTGCTCGAAGAcctaaacaaattaataaaaaataaataaatggcaGTAAATAGTcgttaaatagaaaaatatggcatttaatataaatatttacttGAGAATGTAGCTGCATCTTCTTTAAGAATCTTCAGTTCATTCCTCAATTTAGACATTGTATCACTCACAACTAACTTCTCATTCTCATACTTTGACTTAAGATTGGTGAGTGCAACTTCGGCAGTTTGCTTATTGGACTTGAGTACTGTGCGCAGGGTTGCGATTTGTTCGCGCTTCGTTGACAACAGGCTCTTGAGCTTAATAATTTGCTCTTGCAGCTCTTCGATTTCTTCGCGATTGAATTTGTCTAAACAGGAAGCAAAGGTGTCAATAGGATATCAATAAGAGAAAATCCATTTGGTGGTGGCTTACCCTCACTGACATCGCCtctaactttgtttttattaagatCGATTGTGTGTTCCACAGCGGTCTTAAGGTATTTTATTTGATCGTTGACTGTATCAACGTATTTTTTGATTTCCACTGAATCAGCCAAGCCTTGGAGGTCTTCAACTATCTGGGATCTTGATAGGAACACGTCCGATTTGAATTGTGACTGAATGGCGGTGAGTGAATCATTCTCAAAACTAAagggaaaatattaaaaaatgtttattgatTGTGAAAATGAGACAAAGTGGTTTAAAAAGTCGATTAAAAGCCTGAAACACTCTCCATGACGTCACGTGACTATTTGTTGCTTCCAAAGACTTCTACAGCTACGTCTAACTACTTGAAATTCACCCTAAACCTTACCTCATGTCATCATTCTTATGATCCAATAGCACACGTGTTGGCGTTTCACCATTCACAGTACAGACTAGATGATACAATTGTGCCAAATCGTCACTTAACGCCACCAATGTCGACCTAGCTGAACCCAAACTTTGTCCAGCATTCTGTGAGATGTGTGTCAAAGTTTGCACATCACTTTGCAGATCCAGTGACTTTTGTTCCGTCGATAACAGCTTGTTCTTCAAATTTGTTATCTCATTGCGCAGTGTTACCATAGCATCAGAGTAATTCAAACCCTTTTGCAACTCACTAATATCAGTCTTTAAGCCATCGATCTCCTTGGAACTGAGGGTGAACCAATTAGCATATTGCGTCAGGACATCACGCAACTTTtgattcaaattcaattcatcGTTCTTGTCTTTACTGTTTTTGACCAAAGTCGTTAGTTTTGCTTCGTCCTTAGTGtcgatttgttttttcaaatggGTTAGGGCGTCGACATGCGCTGCCAGCAATGCCAGTCGGGACATAAAGTTTTGCAATTCATTTTGACTCTTATCCAGATTTGTTTGAGCTTCGCGCAGGTTCGATGTCATGTGGGCCTTTTCGTTTTCCATTGACTCCAATTGTTTTTCCAGTTTTTTCAGCTCGTTTAGATGGATTTCTGAGAAAAGATCGACTTTTGTGCCATCGGGGGATTTCAGTTCGGTTGTTAGATCGGCTTCTAGACGTTTTAGGGCTAAATTTTCTTCTTCTCCGTCGCTGTTTCCGCCAGCGTTTTCATCAATGGAACGGATGCTGTAGGCCAAGTTGCTTATGTGGTACATAGACTCTCGGTTGATATGTCCGTCGAGTTCTTTCTTTAAAGCATATTTTGCTTCCCTTTCACCctgttatacaaaaataaagttaaatttggaCTAAATGAAGGGATTGATAAAGTCAGTTACTTGTAAAGCTTCCAAGGCTTCTTCCATTTGCTTCTCCGCAATCTTTTTAAGATTAGCCAATTCATCGACTTGATTATTGAGAAGCTCCAATTCTTCAGTGAGCCTTCGGATTTCATGTTTGGCACCTTCAAATTCAACCTAtgagaaaaaaatcgttattaTTCGAAAGGAGTTTTAGGCATTTTTTAAGAAAGACTTACTTGTGAACTCCTTAAACTGGACACTTGCTTTTGCAGCGATATGTTTTCTTCTTCCAATTCTGAATATTCAGTTAACATGCGGGTCTCACGGAATTTCAATTCTTTCAGCTCAGCTTTAAGTCTAATTTTTTCAGCTTCATTATCAGACTTATCACGACCAATGTCGGAATTTTCTTGCAACATACGATCCCGTTCATTACGCACACGCTCCAGCTCATGACGCAGCTGTTTGACTTCATTTTCCAAAtctaaaatttgtaaattaagTGATGTTTCGATGGCGGCAGATTCATTTAGAAGTGTTTCTTCTTGTTCGATGCCGGTTTTTGTTGTGACTTTTTGTGACGTCTGGAATTTTGCAAGGGCCTGGAaaagaagaaagaagaaaatataTTAGAACATTGTTCATTTGGAGTATTGATGTTTGtcgtgaatttttaaatataattcagTTTTGGAGATCTAAGTAACTAGTTATTTCACTAGAGCTCTGgtctattgaaataaaaatgcaaaatagagACGAAGCTCATTACGATTCATATTAATTGAAGGAGTTGTACTTCGATTTTGGTTGAATGCAATATGCGAGTCATAAGAAATAAGATGAATGGTAGACGGGCGGATAGAGGATATTTATTAAGGGTTGGATAGGGTCGCGACAGGGAGCTggaattaaaaaatgaattcataGATGAGATTTAAGGATTTGGAGTTCAAACTTAATTAAAGAAATGGTTCAGAAATGGAATAATAAGGTTAGATCTAAAGACTGGTCCAAGGACACCTAGAAGAGTAAAACGAAGGAAAGGACATTGAATACTCTCGATTTGTTAGATGTTAATTAGTTAATTGATAAGATGCCCCTATTTGAGATACACATTCAACATGAAGCCGAGCAAGAGTTCTTTGCATCATTTTTCACAAAACGCGACGAACTTGATTTGACtatgtacataaatatataCTTTGGTAATGGGTTAGTCATAAAGTGGTTGAACTGgggaaaagattaaaaaatacaGCTTTACCAATTGAATATCCTTCTGAGACCCAGcgtatttaaaaattacactgtattttttattttggtaaaGCCACTATTACTATAATTGGAACATTGGGAGAATcggtaaaatatatttttaaaagtagtAAAAACTACAAGATGACGCAGAAATAATGGTACAGGTCCGTCaatatggtctaaaaaaaattaatatcaccGACTTAAAGTATGATAAAGAATTATTACAATGTGGGTTAAAACAAAAGGAGAAAAGTGTCAACCTAGGGGAGCATCGAGGATAGGTAGGAAAGGACTGGAAATTGTATAAAACTGCCAAATGTTTTCCTTCGTCcagataaacttaatttttaataaggGTGATGGAGAAAGAATTGAGGAGcaattattttagaaatataGTGAGATATTTATCTTCTTGTTAGCGCTGTATGGGCCAATGatattggaaaaattaaaagttgagaaatttgtaaataaattgaaataaaacgaGTCGGTTACAAAGGATTTGTTAGTAaaagattgtttgaaaaaagtgcaCACAAATTGGCTGTATTTTGAggtttatttgatttatttttttagattattttttaataagcaCTAATTGGAACTGTTGTGAAAATGTAGGTAATCTTGATGCCATTCTTTTTAATTAATAGTACAACTTATTTGACAGAGCCTAGTATTAGGATAATAGGACACTATTAGGACAAGCGTATGTATTTGTGTAAATAACGATCTTTCAGATTTGTTtccatttcgaaaaaaaatgctGATTAGTAAAAAGCACGACtacttaaaatatatttttctaaaatatcgaTTATGTACAAACATAGGTTTTCCATAAAATCGACAGTGTAACATGTGGAGTAGAAATGGAAGGCATGCTGCCCCCTGCAACCTCTATGCTTGGGCTCACTCAGAAGTTTCTTTAAATCCAAAAGGAATTTTGCATATGTctcaagtgaaaaaaataaatccgtactttggttgaaaattttttggaacCAATCGACATGTTAAGTCGAAAATAGTCTACATTTTTGCAATCGACAAAAAGAGTGTCGACATTATATAAATCaaagaaatctttaaaaatcaacCATTTATTAATTCGAAAATATAGGGTACAAAGTTGGGCTGCAATCTCTAGAAATATTTCTTGAATTGGGTTTAAATTCGTATTAGATAGCAAATTATACCgacaaaaacgaaaaatgaccgaaaatacttttttttactaaaagtaATTGGCAAGGTCAGTTATTTGTTTAGTTGGTTTCGTGTAGTTTAATAGAAAGATCtgttaaatttatgaaaaagttaACGATGGGCAATCGAAAAAGTAACGCTTTATTACAGTGTATTATGCAAATATTACACTTAGGTTCAGTTTTATAGTATGAAATCATTCAAGTTTCAAGGTTAACTAAAATTCTAATCCtggaatgtatttttttgtttcagtcaAGAATTAAATTAATCCTACACTCAAAATGAATACTGTGTtcacttttttgtatttcacaTAGTAGGTAGTTCCAAGTTTGCTCAGATTTTACTTTTGTTCTAAGAAACTAGCCATTGCATAATACTTATCAAAGTCAGACGTTAGAAACAAGTTAATGGTTTTAATCGTTTTTGGCATTAGAGATCCTTAAAAAGGCTCATAAAGAAGCTCAGTTGGATGGTTTAGCTCTGAGATAATTTCACCAACACTGAAAAAAGCTAAAGATGTATTATTAAGCATTGAAGTATGCACTTTAACATCCATTCACCTTCACATTTGACCTGTTTTCATCTACAATAAACTAAGTCTGAgagaaaagcttttaaaaacaattataaaattcAAACTGGTGAATAAGTTTTCCCATTTTGTATATTTcataactttttgttttgattgtaAAAGAAACTTATTTCATAACTATAAGGCGCCTTAAGATTTCCGGACTTATTGTTACGACCATGGCCGAACAAAAAAAGGAccctataaaaagaaaaatattattttgcacAAGATGGTCCTTACACAATTTTGAAGAATACTTAAAAATGTCTACaaattacaaactttttttttttctacttctgCTCAACGTCCATTTTATGTCCCCCTTGACTTGGTTCAAAGCGCTTTGCAAAAAGCAAACATTTGTAGGTTTCTGTTGGTTGGTTGGAGAAaagtttttagtaaaattaaaaaaaaaaaaaaaaaagaaaaacttaaatcaCTTTCCATTTGCATAACCTCAGTGTTAAGCATCCTTGCGTTTGTACACACAATCACAGAGAGATGCATCGCACCTCAAATATACATAATAAGAAGAAATATGATAAGGAGAGGGTGTTAAGAGAGATTAGAGGAGTAGAAGGGTAAAATGAGAAGAGGAGGAGGAAGAGGATATACTAGTGGGTTAGTTGGTGATatctaaaatgaaaaatcatAATGACAAGGATAAACACTCTCGAAATAAATTATTCATGCTTCTATAGTTTCGAATTGTGAAATAGTTCAGAGCCTATCTCCTCAACACACCAATGCTACTCAGTGCAGTGTGTGAGCACACTTTGGATAGATATAGAAAAAGCAGTCTAGCTAGAAGAGATGTGTCACACTCTCTGTTTGTCTATATATATTCCACATGAAAGGATGTGCAGTGCATTGGTTAATGAAaaactctatgaaaaaaaaaacaaaaaaaactgatgaaaaaaaaagaactaaaaaaaattccgcTATTTAGGATTTCACTCGAAATCAAACATAGACGAATGTCCTTAAActttatttgaatttgaatttcgaGTGTATAATGTATATGGTTTTGGTGTTGGTTGGCTTGGCGTGGAAATAAATGAATCCTTGAAACTATTTTCTATAAAAGCTGATAttaaacttcaacaaaaaaaaactgaaatggttgatttttttttgctttacagGATTTTGGTAGGGGAGGAAGGGGCAACACATGACACAGAATACATGACTTAAATTATAATGTGGGTGGCAGTGGCAGAAATGGTGGTGAATGGAATCTCATCCACATCCACTTGTGTGTGTTCTAGGTGTAACATGATGCCGCGCCCATTTCCTATTAAGCATTCATTCACTTTGTCGAAATGGGTAAATACAATTTGGCTTAAGAGCAGCTGAGTACACTGAAAGAGAGAGAGTTACTGCAACAACATTATACCACCGCCATCATTCAAGCACTTTACAGTACCCATCAGACCGCCAGTTGGTAGTCTCGTCAGCCTAACCCTATTTATCAAGTAAACCCCCCCATTTTACCCCCTCCTCCCCTTTGTGCCAGTTAACTTTGGTACGTATAACCCTTAATGTTTATTGTGctcctttgttttttttggattatttccgttgttgttgttgttattgttgatgTTTTATTTGGGGCTTACATGAAATGAGATCTACATTCCACAACAAATACCCGCACTTCTCGTCAGATGGCCTTTTTTGAACACACAAATGTTTGAAGggggacgacgacgacgacttgAATTAACCACCTTACCCCACTTTATCATTTCGCTTGACTATACCTTCAGTTATGCATGTAAATTGTGTAAGGGTGGTGGCCTTGGGAGCGCGCATCACACCTTTGTGGCAATTTCATATTGTGATTCTGGAGGCTCTCATGGAGCTGGCGGAaggtctatatttttttttctttatttatttttttgcgttTGTTCCGTCGTTTTtggcttatttttttcttttttcattctgtttttatttttttttatgtggacgcaatttttttttatgaatattaaaATCCGTAATATTCTGCGAGTGAGActtcttttatataaaattttgattgaggTAGGTGGAGGAATTTATAGCTTTGCTTTTGCGCGTATTTTTATCTTATATTCTTTTCTGACAATCTCTGACaatagaaagaaaagaaaagaggGTTGTAAACATTCAAATTAATTGCGAGTTGATGttgccctaattttttttttttttttctttttttacataatgCAACTATTGTGAATTTGAAATtaccttgttttttttctgttcattctttttttaatacaaaattgaagaaaattgcCTTGGGATGCTATCTAATAATACAGAAATACAGAAAGAGCAAAAagaatgaattttttgttacaaGAAAAGAATTAATTTCGTTCGGGATAGTAGGTAGAgttgaaaaagaaataataaggTTATAAATTGTATAAGAAGTTTCTTAAGGaattgaaagttgtttttttttttagtttttgcaaaGTTAGTGGAGATCCTGAAAATGAAACAAGAAAAACTAAGTTTCCCTATAATCatggaaaaaaatgttaagaaagTTGGTTTTGTTGTATAAGAAATTTACTtttgtttcagaaaaaaaagttttgaagctATTGGTTTGTATGATAATCCTCTAGGTTTTGGAATATGTAAGTCCCAAATAAATGGTTTTTGCTGAATTTCTCATATTcatattatgtataaaaatgcCATCAAATATGTACTTTAGATGACATAAATCTTaagtatttgaaaataaaagttcgggaacatttttttaaaatatgtcaTATTACGTCACGTGCGTTGTTATATTTCAAGACAAAACATAAAAgacaataacaattttttttataaaatttgtcaaCACACGAAAGATTTATGTTTAGTTATCTGTTTTAAGGtaccttttaaaattttatattctatTTATTTCCATTTATCTATtgagttggattttttttttaggaatttatttttcttaacctCAGTTTTGTCTTGAAAAAGAACTCATAAATGAACTTTAtgcggttgttttttttttatatgtttgcacgattttttacaaaaactttaatattttttcaatcatcagCAAATCGTTTTTggatcaatatttttctttattgaaaaaataatgaaatttaaatttaaaaaaaggaaaaactttaactcttgtttttttttactatttttttttttttttgttaattaaaattaattttttactcaCGATATTTTGACTTATATTATCCGC
Proteins encoded in this region:
- the LOC129907714 gene encoding protein bicaudal D isoform X1, yielding MPNYNCLKCENSFPKDTKVINFSSCCGELFHRRMSTDEDSVIRNRSVNTPYYSTTNLNQRAMINESDNKVVDGTLEIKILDAESSDNVVIVENADNISQNIALAKFQTSQKVTTKTGIEQEETLLNESAAIETSLNLQILDLENEVKQLRHELERVRNERDRMLQENSDIGRDKSDNEAEKIRLKAELKELKFRETRMLTEYSELEEENISLQKQVSSLRSSQVEFEGAKHEIRRLTEELELLNNQVDELANLKKIAEKQMEEALEALQGEREAKYALKKELDGHINRESMYHISNLAYSIRSIDENAGGNSDGEEENLALKRLEADLTTELKSPDGTKVDLFSEIHLNELKKLEKQLESMENEKAHMTSNLREAQTNLDKSQNELQNFMSRLALLAAHVDALTHLKKQIDTKDEAKLTTLVKNSKDKNDELNLNQKLRDVLTQYANWFTLSSKEIDGLKTDISELQKGLNYSDAMVTLRNEITNLKNKLLSTEQKSLDLQSDVQTLTHISQNAGQSLGSARSTLVALSDDLAQLYHLVCTVNGETPTRVLLDHKNDDMSFENDSLTAIQSQFKSDVFLSRSQIVEDLQGLADSVEIKKYVDTVNDQIKYLKTAVEHTIDLNKNKVRGDVSEDKFNREEIEELQEQIIKLKSLLSTKREQIATLRTVLKSNKQTAEVALTNLKSKYENEKLVVSDTMSKLRNELKILKEDAATFSSLRAMFAARCEEYVTQVDDLNRQLEAAEEEKKTLNQLLRLAVQQKLTLTQRLEEMEMDREMRHVRRPMLTPRGASGKSSFSRPSPRNPSANNQNPF
- the LOC129907714 gene encoding protein bicaudal D isoform X2, whose product is MSSSSTNSPASATKGGVTAGDDPATIEELRLEIERLSRELDQASSEKIQSAQFGLVLLDEKSLLQHKCEELETLYENTKHDLDITQEALAKFQTSQKVTTKTGIEQEETLLNESAAIETSLNLQILDLENEVKQLRHELERVRNERDRMLQENSDIGRDKSDNEAEKIRLKAELKELKFRETRMLTEYSELEEENISLQKQVSSLRSSQVEFEGAKHEIRRLTEELELLNNQVDELANLKKIAEKQMEEALEALQGEREAKYALKKELDGHINRESMYHISNLAYSIRSIDENAGGNSDGEEENLALKRLEADLTTELKSPDGTKVDLFSEIHLNELKKLEKQLESMENEKAHMTSNLREAQTNLDKSQNELQNFMSRLALLAAHVDALTHLKKQIDTKDEAKLTTLVKNSKDKNDELNLNQKLRDVLTQYANWFTLSSKEIDGLKTDISELQKGLNYSDAMVTLRNEITNLKNKLLSTEQKSLDLQSDVQTLTHISQNAGQSLGSARSTLVALSDDLAQLYHLVCTVNGETPTRVLLDHKNDDMSFENDSLTAIQSQFKSDVFLSRSQIVEDLQGLADSVEIKKYVDTVNDQIKYLKTAVEHTIDLNKNKVRGDVSEDKFNREEIEELQEQIIKLKSLLSTKREQIATLRTVLKSNKQTAEVALTNLKSKYENEKLVVSDTMSKLRNELKILKEDAATFSSLRAMFAARCEEYVTQVDDLNRQLEAAEEEKKTLNQLLRLAVQQKLTLTQRLEEMEMDREMRHVRRPMLTPRGASGKSSFSRPSPRNPSANNQNPF